The DNA segment CTCCTTCACGGACCTCTCGCCCTTCCGCAGGAGATCCAGGACCTTTAGGCGGACAGGGCTGGATAGGGACCTGCAGACCTGCGCATGCAGCTCGTACGCCTCGTCTTTCATCGGCCCACCGAATCCATTTGTTCATTTAAATATATCGAAGGACGGAAGAATATTCGGAAAATGCTTCCAGGTCGAATGTATAGACGACCCTTATCGCCCCCCTCGGGCGTGCGTTCTGCGGTGAGACAGTGGCTCGGAAGCTGTCAATCTGTGTATACTCCGGAACGGTCGACAAGCTGCTGCCCGTGGCCATCATGACCTCGGGCGCAGTGGCGATGGACATGGAAGTGAACCTCTTCGTGACGTTCTATGGGCTGTACGCCTTCCGGAAGGACCAGGTCTCGAAGAACATGAAGTTCAGCAAGGACTTCGAGGAGATGGCCCCGATGCTCATGAAGAACATGGGCGAGATGAAGGTCCCCTCCTGGTACGACATGCTGAAGGAGGCGAAGGCGTCCGGCAAGGTCCGGATCATGGCCTGCTCCACGGCGGCCGGCGTCATGAAGGTCGAGAAGAAGGACCTCGTCGACATCGTCGACGAAGTCGTCGGC comes from the Thermoplasmata archaeon genome and includes:
- a CDS encoding DsrE/DsrF/DrsH-like family protein; this translates as MARKLSICVYSGTVDKLLPVAIMTSGAVAMDMEVNLFVTFYGLYAFRKDQVSKNMKFSKDFEEMAPMLMKNMGEMKVPSWYDMLKEAKASGKVRIMACSTAAGVMKVEKKDLVDIVDEVVGVGTYLDQAAGSDITLWI